A single region of the Lotus japonicus ecotype B-129 chromosome 4, LjGifu_v1.2 genome encodes:
- the LOC130715623 gene encoding protein MAIN-LIKE 2-like, with protein MKNRKRSHASSEDVGATEDRHRRLHASSRRGDHAATSQAVEASAPVVSPPSPMIEVPLVDYPPSPTVEIPTVVSPPSPMVESSGEESSGEESSGEESSGEESSGEESSGEASSGMGGSDEDSIPLPTVDADVLPPEQGEQGAQGGEEDLIQRLPPFPGGPVELSLLTHYADHKAPWAWHALLRTDERYVDRRQLKVATAGGKVWNLACDGDSDSHRRVRELIEQTGLHQLPYCSYPVTDAGLILALVERWLEETSSFHMPFGEMTITLDDVSALLHLPMGSRFYTPGRGERDECAALCAQLMGGSVGIYEAEFDTNRSQTIRFGVLQTRYEAALAEHRYEDAARIWLVNQLGATLFASKSGGYHTTVYWIGMLEDLGRVCEYAWGAIALATLYDQLSRASRRGTTQMGGFSSLLLGWVYEYLSDRVIIRRADPEYSQDQPRARRWAMSRVGHAGLDERRVMLDELTVDDVIWTPFEDHRAHRPRDPRAMYSGYIRSPFGRVVRRHLPERVLRQFGFIQDVPRHPSEIQTSGSLAETADAAFAEFAPHLRPQGIPATYPGEAVEDYMRWYSAVSHRFIIPDDRREEFSAVTVMRRAVDLLEQSLEVPDAPAEGTHSRSLTERALDLIRSNAFIGTQGVAFAAVRGARAAGGRGRGDRARGGRGRGGRARGEGAPAEGAPAEGARGGRGRGCRARGPRGRRGAGRGRGE; from the exons atgaagaacagaaagaggtctcatgcttctagtgaggatgtcggggctactgaggatagacaccggcggttacatgcttctagccggcgcggcgatcatgctgcaacctctcaggcggtggaggcttcagctccagttgtttctccgccgtctcccatgattgaggttcctctggttgattatccgccgtctcccacggttgagatacctacagttgtttctccgccctctcccatggttgagtcatcaggcgaggagtcctcaggcgaggagtcctcaggcgaggagtcctcaggcgaggagtcttccggcgaggagtcatcaggcgaggcctcatccggcatgggaggatctgacgaggatagtattcctctgcctactgttgatgctgatgtcctgccgccagagcagggggagcagggggcacagggtggcgaggaggacctgatccagaggttgccgccgtttccgggggggcctgttgagctatcgctcctcacccattatgctgatcacaaggctccctgggcgtggcatgcactcctacgcacagacgagcggtatgtggaccgtcgacagttgaaggtggccacagctggggggaaggtttggaaccttgcttgtgatggtgattcagacagtcacaggcgggttcgagagttgattgagcagacgggtcttcatcagctaccctattgcagctacccggtgacagatgcaggccttattttggcccttgtggagcgatggcttgaggagactagtagcttccacatgccgttcggggagatgactatcaccttggacgacgtgtcggctcttctccatctccccatggggtcgaggttctatacgcctgggaggggggagagggacgagtgtgcagcgctctgtgctcagttgatgggaggatctgttggtatttatgaggctgagtttgatacgaataggtcccagactattcgctttggggtcttgcagacccggtatgaggctgcgttggcgg agcaccgatatgaggacgctgcacggatttggctggtgaaccagctaggcgccacgctctttgctagcaagagcggaggctaccatacgaccgtctactggatagggatgttggaggatcttggtcgagtgtgcgagtacgcgtggggcgcgattgcgctcgctacgctatacgaccagcttagtcgagcgtccaggagggggacgacccagatgggaggttttagctcgctcctgctaggatgggtctacgagtacctttctgaccgcgtcattatccgtagggcggatccggagtactcgcaggaccagcctagggcgcggcggtgggctatgtcccgggtcgggcatgcaggccttgatgagaggcgagtcatgctcgatgagctgacggtggatgacgttatatggaccccatttgaggaccatcgggctcatcgaccacgggatccgagggccatgtattctggctacatccggtcgccatttggccgtgttgttcgacggcatctaccagagagggttctgcgccagtttggcttcatacaggatgtccctcgacacccctctgagatccagacgtctgggtcccttgctgagaccgcagatgctgcctttgctgagtttgcgccgcacctccgccctcaggggatccccgctacatatccgggagaggctgtggaggattacatgaggtggtacagcgctgtgtcccatcggttcatcatccctgatgataggagggaggagttcagtgcagtg actgttatgcgtcgggccgtggacttgttggagcagtcactcgaggtgccagatgctcctgcagagggcacgcattcccgatccctcactgagagggcgctggatcttattagatccaatgccttcattggtacccaaggggtagcctttgctgctgtccgaggagctagagctgcaggaggcagaggtcgtggagacagagcgcgtggaggcagaggccgtggaggcagagcccgtggagagggtgctcctgcagagggtgctcctgcagagggtgcgcgtggaggcagaggccgtggatgcagagcccgtggacctagaggtcgtagaggggccggtaggggtcggggcgagtga